In Mixophyes fleayi isolate aMixFle1 chromosome 11, aMixFle1.hap1, whole genome shotgun sequence, one DNA window encodes the following:
- the LOC142107825 gene encoding nicotinamide N-methyltransferase-like codes for MDPKPLKSYHLHGMDSRDFLKCYFEENCAYEKEALVFIMEELHIALAAANIKGQTLIDISLGSIIHQLYTVSDFFKEITILKLSETCILEFNKWLNTRTGAFSWGHASKVVTQLQGIRDQEQEKEENVKIAIKRIVKFDLNKENLTDPVVLPQADCLLTAWFLDAICHNQNDYIKNLRKMTKLIKPGGYFILIGCLNGTYYTAGKERLHMFTCDESFIRKTLTDERFVILSCKVLESKVENSLTDYKQLIVLTAVKGNV; via the exons ATGGATCCCAAACCTCTGAAGTCCTATCATCTGCACGGGATGGATTCCAGGGACTTCCTTAAATGTTATTTTGAGGAAAACTGTGCGTATGAAAAGGAAGCATTGGTATTTATTATGGAGGAGTTACACATTGCATTGGCAGCAG CTAATATTAAAGGACAAACTTTGATTGACATCAGTCTTGGATCCATCATTCATCAACTCTATACAGTCTCTGATTTTTTCAAAGAGATTACTATACTAAAATTAAGCGAAACCTGCATTTTGGAATTCAACAAATGGCTGAACACACGTACAGGAGCGTTTAGTTGGGGTCATGCATCGAAGGTTGTGACTCAGCTGCAAGGAATCAg GGATCAAgaacaagaaaaagaagaaaatgtaaaaattgcaATTAAACGCATTGTGAAATTTGACCTCAATAAAGAAAATCTCACAGATCCGGTGGTGTTACCACAAGCCGACTGCCTGCTCACAGCATGGTTCCTGGATGCGATTTGTCACAACCAAAATGATTACATCAAAAACCTGAGAAAAATGACAAAGCTGATTAAACCTGGGGGGTACTTTATTCTAATTGGGTGCTTAAACGGCACATATTACACAGCTGGTAAAGAAAGGCTACATATGTTTACCTGTGATGAAAGTTTTATAAGAAAGACCCTCACTGATGAACGATTTGTAATTCTTTCCTGTAAAGTACTTGAAAGTAAAGTAGAGAATAGTCTCACAGATTATAAGCAATTGATTGTCCTTACTGCTGTCAAAGGGAATGTTTAG